Proteins co-encoded in one Kutzneria chonburiensis genomic window:
- a CDS encoding PadR family transcriptional regulator, translating into MSLRHALIGLLRERPASGYDLMQIFEKSLHQVWPATKSQVYAELAKLAEAGLIAVTAEGPRGRREYAPTEAGLAELRHWLVEVTPEEHQRSETLLRVFLLGAVDRAQAKEFMLAVRERTLADLARLDALTASIDWDGHGDTDLARYGVIVMEWGRRMMEMTREWSEWGAARIPD; encoded by the coding sequence ATGAGCCTGCGGCATGCCCTGATCGGCCTACTGCGCGAGCGGCCGGCCAGCGGCTACGACCTGATGCAGATCTTCGAGAAGTCCCTGCACCAGGTCTGGCCGGCGACCAAGAGCCAGGTCTACGCCGAGCTGGCCAAGCTGGCCGAGGCCGGGCTGATCGCCGTGACGGCGGAGGGCCCGCGCGGCCGGCGGGAGTACGCGCCGACCGAGGCCGGCCTGGCCGAGCTGCGGCACTGGCTGGTCGAGGTCACGCCGGAGGAGCACCAGCGCAGCGAGACCCTGCTGCGGGTGTTCCTGCTCGGCGCGGTGGATCGCGCGCAGGCCAAGGAGTTCATGCTGGCGGTCCGGGAGCGGACGCTGGCCGATCTGGCCCGTCTCGACGCCCTGACCGCCAGCATCGACTGGGACGGGCACGGTGACACCGACCTGGCCCGCTACGGCGTCATCGTGATGGAGTGGGGCCGCCGGATGATGGAGATGACCCGCGAGTGGTCGGAATGGGGCGCGGCCCGCATCCCCGACTAG
- a CDS encoding acyl-CoA dehydrogenase family protein: MSDLLYGEVENDLRASVRDLLTDRSPWTSVLARVETDKPYDLELWRTLAAEMGLAGLLVPEDLGGAGASAREVAVVLEELGRAVTPTPFLGSAVLATTALLAAGDTETVAELAAGQRIGALAVSLTTAPNAAFPSAVKVVDGKLTGRVGSVADLEVADVVVVPAIGADGPELHVVQTASAGVTVTPITPLDLTRRIATLELADVESRKLSGDAAAALRTALTTGAGLLAAEQLGVAQWCLDATTEYVATRHQFGRPIGSFQALRHRLADLWASVSGAVAVSRAAADALATGSDVDIAVAVAASYCSELAVHAAEEALQLHGGIGMTWEHPVHLYLGRAKSSELALGTPERHRDALASFVDLPA, translated from the coding sequence ATGAGTGACCTTCTCTATGGCGAGGTCGAGAACGACCTGCGGGCGTCGGTCCGGGACCTGCTGACCGACCGCTCGCCGTGGACCTCGGTGCTGGCCCGCGTGGAGACCGACAAGCCCTACGACCTGGAGCTGTGGCGGACCCTGGCGGCCGAGATGGGCCTGGCCGGCCTGCTCGTGCCGGAGGACCTGGGCGGCGCCGGCGCGTCGGCCCGTGAGGTCGCCGTGGTGCTGGAGGAGCTGGGCCGCGCGGTGACGCCGACCCCGTTCCTGGGCAGCGCCGTGCTGGCCACGACCGCGCTGCTGGCCGCGGGCGACACCGAGACGGTGGCGGAACTGGCCGCGGGGCAACGGATCGGCGCGCTGGCGGTGTCGCTGACCACCGCCCCGAACGCCGCGTTCCCGTCGGCCGTCAAGGTCGTCGACGGCAAGCTGACCGGCCGGGTCGGCAGCGTCGCCGACCTCGAGGTCGCCGATGTCGTTGTGGTGCCGGCGATCGGCGCCGACGGGCCGGAGCTGCACGTCGTCCAGACGGCGTCGGCCGGCGTCACCGTCACGCCGATCACGCCGCTGGACCTGACCCGCCGCATCGCCACGCTGGAGCTCGCCGACGTCGAGTCGCGCAAGCTTTCCGGCGACGCGGCCGCGGCTTTGCGCACGGCATTGACCACCGGCGCGGGTCTGCTGGCGGCCGAGCAGCTGGGCGTTGCCCAGTGGTGCCTGGACGCGACCACCGAGTACGTCGCCACGCGGCACCAGTTCGGGCGGCCGATCGGCTCGTTCCAGGCGCTGCGGCACCGGCTGGCCGACCTGTGGGCGTCGGTGTCCGGGGCGGTCGCCGTCTCCCGCGCCGCAGCCGACGCGCTGGCCACCGGGTCCGATGTGGACATCGCCGTCGCGGTGGCGGCGTCGTACTGCTCGGAGCTGGCCGTGCACGCGGCGGAGGAAGCTCTTCAGCTGCACGGCGGCATCGGCATGACGTGGGAGCACCCGGTGCACCTGTACCTGGGCCGCGCCAAGAGCTCCGAGCTCGCGCTGGGCACTCCCGAGCGGCACCGCGACGCCTTGGCGTCCTTCGTCGACCTGCCGGCCTGA
- a CDS encoding acyl-CoA dehydrogenase family protein, translating into MTDLKAQVEQFLADHPTEGADAVEWLGARFDAGLAWVHFPVGLGGLGASRSAQQAVDEAFLAANAPQPNPAAPVIGYGMAAPTILKFGTDEQRQRFLRPLYTGEEVWCQLFSEPGAGSDLATLATRAVRDGDEWIVDGQKVWTTMGHVARWGILVARTDPSLPKHQGLSYFLCDMTDPGVEVRPLRQITGEAEFNEVFLSGVRVPDAYRLGAVGEGWKVATTTLMNERVTIGAHAAEREDGLIGAVTKTWRERPELRTPGLHDRLLRLWVDAEALRLTAERLRQGLAAGQPGPEGSAAKLTFATLNQAITGLDVELHGEEGLSYKDWTMRRPTDADWASRDAGFRYLRMKGNSIEGGTSEILRNIIADRILQLPKEPRGDVDIPWKDLPR; encoded by the coding sequence GTGACTGATCTCAAGGCCCAGGTCGAGCAGTTCCTGGCCGACCACCCCACCGAGGGCGCGGACGCCGTCGAGTGGCTGGGCGCGCGCTTCGACGCCGGCCTGGCCTGGGTGCACTTCCCGGTCGGCCTCGGCGGCCTCGGCGCGTCCCGGTCGGCCCAGCAGGCGGTGGACGAGGCCTTCCTGGCCGCGAACGCCCCGCAGCCCAACCCGGCCGCGCCGGTGATCGGCTACGGCATGGCCGCGCCGACCATCCTCAAGTTCGGCACCGACGAGCAGCGGCAGCGCTTCCTGCGCCCGCTGTACACCGGCGAAGAGGTGTGGTGCCAGCTGTTCAGCGAGCCGGGCGCGGGCTCGGACCTCGCCACGCTGGCCACCCGCGCCGTGCGTGACGGCGACGAGTGGATCGTCGACGGCCAGAAGGTGTGGACGACCATGGGCCACGTGGCCCGCTGGGGCATCCTGGTCGCCCGCACCGACCCGTCGCTGCCCAAGCACCAGGGCCTGAGCTACTTCCTGTGCGACATGACCGACCCCGGGGTCGAGGTCCGGCCGCTGCGCCAGATCACCGGCGAGGCCGAGTTCAACGAGGTGTTCCTGTCCGGGGTTCGCGTCCCGGACGCGTACCGGCTGGGTGCGGTCGGCGAGGGCTGGAAGGTCGCCACCACCACGCTGATGAACGAGCGCGTCACCATCGGCGCGCACGCCGCCGAGCGTGAGGACGGGCTGATCGGCGCGGTCACCAAGACCTGGCGCGAACGGCCCGAGCTGCGCACCCCCGGCCTGCACGACCGGCTGCTGCGGCTGTGGGTGGACGCCGAGGCGCTGCGGCTGACCGCGGAGCGCCTGCGCCAGGGCCTGGCCGCCGGCCAGCCCGGCCCGGAGGGCTCGGCCGCCAAGCTCACCTTCGCCACGCTCAACCAGGCCATCACCGGCCTCGACGTCGAGCTGCACGGCGAGGAAGGCCTGTCCTACAAGGACTGGACGATGCGCCGTCCCACGGACGCCGACTGGGCCAGCCGCGACGCCGGCTTCCGCTACCTGCGGATGAAGGGCAACTCGATCGAGGGCGGCACCTCGGAGATCCTGCGCAACATCATCGCCGACCGCATTCTCCAGCTGCCCAAGGAGCCGCGCGGCGACGTCGACATCCCGTGGAAGGACCTGCCCCGATGA
- a CDS encoding MerR family transcriptional regulator: MFSIGDFARLGLVSVRMLRHYDGIGLLPPARVDHATGYRWYAADQLPRLNRIVALRKLGFTLHQVAEMLDEAVTAEQLHGMLRLRRAELAAQVAADNARLAQVQARLRSIEREGKMPSVDVVLKKVPPVRVAELTALAASYEPEDIGPVIQPLYARVEAALARSGLGTWGPGIAYYEDVPDGVLVHAAVQVSGEIEGDSELEVTSLPGLPEAATAVHHGPMSECGTTMNELAQWLSDNGYRGGQYAREVYLHCPPGVDQQGWVTELQIPVARD, from the coding sequence ATGTTCAGCATCGGAGACTTCGCCCGCCTCGGGCTCGTGTCGGTCCGCATGTTGCGGCACTACGACGGCATCGGTCTGCTGCCGCCGGCCCGGGTCGACCACGCCACCGGCTACCGGTGGTACGCCGCCGACCAGCTGCCCCGGCTCAACCGGATCGTCGCGCTGCGCAAGCTCGGCTTCACGCTGCACCAGGTGGCCGAGATGCTCGACGAGGCCGTCACCGCCGAGCAGCTGCACGGCATGCTGCGGCTGCGGCGGGCCGAGCTGGCCGCCCAGGTGGCCGCCGACAACGCCCGGCTGGCCCAGGTGCAGGCACGTCTCCGCAGCATCGAAAGGGAGGGCAAGATGCCGTCGGTCGACGTCGTGCTCAAGAAGGTGCCGCCGGTCCGGGTGGCCGAGCTGACCGCGCTCGCCGCCAGCTACGAGCCGGAGGACATCGGGCCGGTGATCCAGCCGCTGTACGCCCGTGTGGAGGCCGCACTGGCCCGGTCGGGGTTGGGGACCTGGGGTCCCGGTATCGCGTACTACGAGGACGTTCCGGACGGTGTGCTGGTGCACGCCGCCGTGCAGGTCTCCGGCGAGATCGAGGGCGACTCGGAACTCGAGGTGACGTCCCTGCCCGGCCTTCCGGAGGCCGCGACCGCCGTGCACCACGGTCCGATGTCGGAGTGCGGGACCACGATGAACGAGCTGGCCCAGTGGTTGTCCGACAACGGGTATCGGGGTGGGCAGTACGCCCGTGAGGTGTACCTGCACTGCCCGCCGGGCGTCGACCAGCAGGGGTGGGTCACCGAGCTCCAGATCCCGGTGGCCCGGGACTGA
- a CDS encoding MaoC family dehydratase, translated as MRTFANLDEVKAAKGEQLGVTEWHLVTQEQVNLFADATEDHQWIHVDLDRAAKGPFGGPVAHGYLTLSMLAKFSGQLWKVGGLSMAVNYGLNKVRFPQPVRVGKRIRAHGQLADIAENKMGLQVTVLITVEIEGEAKPGCVAESLALLVPAG; from the coding sequence ATGCGCACGTTCGCGAACCTCGACGAGGTCAAGGCGGCCAAGGGTGAGCAGCTCGGCGTCACCGAATGGCACCTGGTGACGCAGGAACAGGTCAACCTGTTCGCCGACGCCACCGAGGACCACCAGTGGATCCACGTGGATCTGGACAGGGCGGCCAAGGGCCCGTTCGGCGGCCCGGTGGCGCACGGCTACCTGACGCTGAGCATGCTGGCCAAGTTCTCCGGGCAGCTGTGGAAGGTCGGCGGGCTGTCCATGGCCGTCAACTACGGGCTCAACAAAGTTCGCTTCCCACAACCAGTTCGGGTGGGCAAGCGGATCCGGGCCCACGGCCAGCTGGCCGACATCGCCGAGAACAAGATGGGCCTACAGGTGACGGTGCTCATCACGGTGGAGATCGAGGGCGAGGCGAAGCCGGGCTGCGTGGCCGAGTCGCTGGCCCTGCTGGTGCCGGCCGGCTAA
- a CDS encoding GNAT family N-acetyltransferase: MKFVYTKPSDPAAEPLFRELEYEYTTRYGRNVELSSYPNEEFEEADGGAFLLLYDGDDAIAGGAFRRYDGNTAELKRIWTHSEHRRRGLGRLVVDELEREAARRGYTRVYLTTGPRQPEARGLYLRAGYRPLFDVDADPATLGGPLPFEKSL; the protein is encoded by the coding sequence GTGAAGTTCGTCTACACCAAGCCGTCCGACCCGGCGGCGGAGCCGTTGTTCCGCGAGCTGGAGTACGAGTACACGACGAGATACGGCCGTAACGTGGAGCTGTCCAGTTATCCGAACGAGGAGTTCGAGGAGGCCGACGGCGGCGCGTTCCTGCTGCTGTACGACGGCGATGACGCTATCGCCGGTGGCGCGTTTCGCCGCTACGACGGCAACACCGCCGAACTCAAGCGGATCTGGACGCACTCCGAGCACCGCAGGCGCGGCCTCGGCCGGCTGGTCGTCGACGAGCTGGAGCGGGAGGCCGCCCGGCGCGGCTACACGCGGGTCTATCTGACCACCGGACCGCGCCAGCCCGAGGCGCGCGGGTTGTACCTGCGCGCCGGCTACCGGCCGCTGTTCGATGTCGACGCCGACCCGGCGACGCTGGGCGGTCCGCTCCCGTTCGAGAAGAGTTTGTGA
- a CDS encoding DUF5684 domain-containing protein yields MNTSMSPAVSIVLGLVYLAVVIFEIAAYWKVFEKAGRPGWGAIIPIYNLYLVLKVAGRPGWWLILYIIPLVNIIIHIIVSLDVARNFGKGGAFGFFMVFLLAPIGIPILGFGSAQYVGQRPQQQY; encoded by the coding sequence GTGAACACCAGCATGAGCCCGGCCGTCTCCATCGTCCTCGGCCTCGTCTACCTCGCCGTCGTCATCTTCGAGATCGCGGCGTACTGGAAGGTCTTCGAGAAGGCCGGCCGTCCCGGCTGGGGCGCGATCATCCCGATCTACAACCTGTACCTGGTGCTGAAGGTGGCCGGCCGTCCCGGCTGGTGGCTGATCCTGTACATCATCCCGCTGGTCAACATCATCATCCACATCATCGTCTCGCTGGACGTTGCCCGTAACTTCGGCAAGGGCGGCGCGTTCGGCTTCTTCATGGTCTTCCTGCTGGCCCCGATCGGCATCCCGATCCTGGGCTTCGGCAGCGCGCAGTACGTCGGCCAGCGCCCGCAGCAGCAGTACTGA
- a CDS encoding DinB family protein → MSTLPAASSMDVFHDPIRAQFDVFLDEHRRDLTACLDGLTEEQARRCMVSSRTTLLGLVKHATFVEKVWFDEGISGRSRAEIGIPATPDESFALNDSDTIAGVQQAHREACEASRIATAPLGLDDLLHGNRRGPLPLRWVYLHMLRELAQHCGHADILREQILAD, encoded by the coding sequence ATGTCCACACTCCCGGCGGCGTCCAGCATGGACGTCTTCCACGACCCGATCCGCGCTCAGTTCGACGTGTTCCTCGACGAGCACCGCCGCGATCTCACCGCCTGCCTCGACGGGCTGACCGAGGAGCAGGCCCGCCGCTGCATGGTGTCGTCCAGGACGACGTTGCTCGGCCTGGTCAAGCACGCGACCTTCGTCGAGAAGGTCTGGTTCGACGAGGGCATCAGCGGCCGGTCCCGGGCCGAGATCGGGATTCCGGCGACGCCGGACGAGTCCTTCGCGCTCAACGACTCCGACACCATCGCCGGCGTCCAGCAGGCGCACCGTGAGGCCTGCGAGGCGTCGCGTATCGCGACCGCGCCCCTGGGCCTGGACGACCTGTTGCACGGCAACCGCCGCGGCCCGCTGCCGCTGCGCTGGGTCTACCTGCACATGCTGCGCGAACTGGCCCAGCACTGCGGCCACGCCGACATCCTGCGCGAGCAGATCCTGGCCGACTAG
- a CDS encoding enoyl-CoA hydratase-related protein, with translation MTDVVLVEDSDGVRLLTLNRPEKLNAWTPAMEEQFFGALAAADEDPTVRAIVVTGAGRGFCAGADLTALGAVDPSKITEADIHPSGKPISYALSVRKPVIAAINGPAAGIGLVIALYCDVRFAADDAKFTTAFSRRGLIAEHGIAWQLPRLVGASRAMDLLLSSRILLGDEAGRIGLVDHVLPVNEVLPAALAYARDLAENCSPQSMAIIKGQVLAAQESDLDSSRREAVELMLASFGTADFREGVLSHLEKRPPRFDALDPDTV, from the coding sequence ATGACCGATGTCGTGCTGGTGGAGGACTCCGACGGGGTGCGGCTGCTCACGCTGAACCGGCCGGAGAAGCTGAACGCGTGGACCCCGGCGATGGAGGAGCAGTTCTTCGGCGCGCTGGCCGCCGCCGACGAGGATCCGACCGTCCGGGCGATCGTCGTCACCGGCGCCGGCCGCGGCTTCTGCGCCGGGGCCGACCTGACCGCGCTGGGCGCGGTCGATCCCTCGAAGATCACCGAGGCCGACATCCATCCCAGCGGCAAGCCGATCAGCTACGCGCTGTCGGTGCGCAAGCCGGTGATCGCCGCGATCAACGGCCCGGCGGCCGGCATCGGTTTGGTCATCGCCCTGTATTGCGACGTCCGGTTCGCCGCCGACGACGCCAAGTTCACCACCGCCTTCTCGCGCCGCGGGCTGATCGCCGAGCACGGCATCGCCTGGCAGCTGCCGCGGCTGGTCGGGGCCAGCCGGGCCATGGACCTGTTGCTGTCCAGCCGAATCCTGCTCGGCGACGAGGCCGGCCGGATCGGTCTCGTCGACCACGTGCTGCCGGTGAACGAGGTCCTACCCGCCGCGCTGGCCTACGCCAGGGACCTGGCCGAGAACTGCTCGCCGCAGTCCATGGCGATCATCAAGGGGCAGGTGCTGGCCGCCCAGGAGTCCGATTTGGACAGTTCCCGCCGGGAGGCCGTCGAGCTGATGCTGGCTTCCTTCGGCACGGCCGATTTCCGTGAAGGTGTGCTGAGCCACCTGGAGAAGCGGCCGCCGCGGTTCGATGCGCTTGACCCTGACACCGTGTGA
- the fabG gene encoding 3-oxoacyl-ACP reductase FabG → MLAANSAVQLKEEHVPETSQRVAIVTGAARGIGAATAVRLAADGFAVAVLDLDEAATKQTVDAIVEAGGRAIGVGADVSDADQVQAAVDRVAAELGAPTVLVNNAGVTKDNLIFKMSEGDWDTVINVHLRGSFLMTKAVQKHMTEARWGRIVNLSSTSALGNRGQVNYSAAKAGLQGFTKTLAIELGKFNVTANAIAPGFIATDMTAATAERLGVGFEDFKTMAAQQIPVNRVGVPEDIAHTVSFLVSDGAGFVSGQVIYVAGGPRD, encoded by the coding sequence ATGCTCGCGGCAAACAGCGCCGTCCAGCTCAAGGAGGAGCACGTGCCGGAGACGAGCCAACGGGTCGCGATCGTGACCGGAGCAGCCCGGGGAATCGGCGCCGCCACGGCGGTGCGGCTGGCCGCCGACGGCTTCGCGGTCGCGGTGCTCGACCTGGACGAAGCCGCGACCAAGCAGACCGTGGACGCCATCGTCGAGGCCGGCGGCCGGGCGATCGGGGTTGGCGCGGACGTCAGCGACGCCGACCAGGTGCAGGCGGCGGTGGACCGGGTGGCCGCCGAGCTGGGCGCGCCGACGGTCCTGGTGAACAACGCCGGCGTGACCAAGGACAACCTGATCTTCAAGATGTCCGAGGGCGACTGGGACACGGTCATCAACGTGCACCTGCGCGGCTCGTTCCTGATGACCAAGGCCGTGCAGAAGCACATGACCGAGGCCAGGTGGGGCCGCATCGTCAACCTGTCCAGCACCTCGGCGCTGGGCAACCGCGGCCAGGTGAACTACTCGGCGGCCAAGGCCGGCCTGCAGGGCTTCACCAAGACGCTGGCCATCGAGCTGGGCAAGTTCAACGTGACGGCCAACGCCATCGCGCCGGGCTTCATCGCCACCGACATGACGGCGGCCACCGCGGAGCGCCTCGGCGTCGGCTTCGAGGACTTCAAGACGATGGCCGCGCAGCAGATCCCGGTGAACCGGGTCGGCGTGCCCGAGGACATCGCGCACACCGTCTCCTTCCTGGTCAGCGACGGCGCGGGCTTCGTGTCGGGCCAGGTCATCTACGTGGCCGGAGGCCCCCGTGACTGA
- a CDS encoding glycoside hydrolase family 27 protein: MRNRALTTALAALLAIGGLTAVAPQAVADAPTAKPPLGWSSWSFVRKNPTAAIIEAQAKAMKDSGLAKLGYQYVNIDDFWYQCPGAQGPNVDQYGRWVIDGTKFPAQGAKSGIQVTADYVHSLGLKFGLYMTPGISKQAVEQNSAIEGTPYHARDIATSFNEANYNCGGMVGIDFTKPGAQAFIDGWAKQFTSWGIDYLKLDGVGSQDPQDVEAWSKALASSGRKVHLELSNSLDINSAKTWQDYADGWRTGGDVECYCGPNDSSYPLTTWASVASRFDQVAAWAGIGGPKGFNDYDSLEIGNGANDGLTLDERKTQASLWSLASSPLFLGTDLTHLDTTDLSLLRNADVLAVDQDAIDAKRISGDADTQVFAKTERNGDVIVGLFNTANAPRAVSTTAAALGLPKAVDYSLQDLWSHDKTESTGTISTDVPAHGVALYRVRALHHADLLARPNTSVSLTWDAAGADPLKRTGVLEFVDNGSTPVTTVSLALKASSGATVTPATPASRSVVWPGRRCGSRSR, from the coding sequence ATGAGGAATCGCGCCCTGACCACGGCGTTAGCCGCCCTGCTGGCGATCGGCGGCCTGACCGCCGTCGCGCCGCAGGCGGTCGCCGACGCGCCGACCGCCAAGCCGCCGCTGGGCTGGAGCAGCTGGAGCTTCGTCCGCAAGAACCCGACGGCCGCGATCATCGAGGCGCAGGCCAAGGCCATGAAGGACAGCGGACTGGCCAAGCTCGGCTATCAGTACGTCAACATCGACGACTTCTGGTACCAGTGCCCGGGCGCGCAGGGTCCGAACGTCGACCAGTACGGCCGCTGGGTGATCGACGGGACCAAGTTCCCGGCGCAGGGGGCGAAGAGCGGCATCCAGGTCACCGCCGACTACGTGCACTCGCTCGGCCTGAAGTTCGGCCTCTACATGACGCCCGGCATCTCGAAGCAGGCCGTCGAGCAGAACAGCGCGATCGAGGGCACGCCGTATCACGCACGGGACATCGCGACCTCCTTCAACGAAGCCAACTACAACTGCGGCGGCATGGTCGGCATCGACTTCACCAAGCCCGGCGCGCAGGCGTTCATCGACGGCTGGGCCAAGCAGTTCACGTCCTGGGGCATCGACTACCTGAAGCTGGACGGGGTCGGCTCGCAGGACCCGCAGGACGTTGAGGCGTGGTCGAAGGCGTTGGCCAGCAGCGGTCGCAAGGTGCACCTGGAGCTGTCCAACAGCCTGGACATCAACAGCGCCAAGACGTGGCAGGACTACGCCGACGGCTGGCGGACCGGCGGCGACGTGGAGTGCTACTGCGGGCCCAACGACTCGAGCTATCCGCTGACCACGTGGGCCTCGGTGGCCTCCCGTTTCGACCAGGTCGCGGCGTGGGCCGGGATCGGCGGACCCAAGGGCTTCAACGACTACGACTCGCTGGAGATCGGCAACGGCGCCAACGACGGCCTCACCCTGGACGAGCGCAAGACGCAGGCGAGTCTGTGGTCGCTGGCGTCCTCGCCGCTGTTCCTCGGCACGGATCTCACGCATCTCGACACGACGGATCTTTCCTTGCTGCGCAACGCCGATGTGCTGGCGGTGGACCAGGATGCCATTGACGCCAAGCGCATCTCCGGCGATGCCGACACGCAGGTGTTCGCCAAGACGGAGCGCAACGGCGACGTGATCGTCGGCCTGTTCAACACGGCCAATGCGCCGCGGGCCGTGTCGACGACCGCGGCGGCGCTGGGCCTGCCCAAGGCGGTCGACTACTCGTTGCAGGATCTGTGGAGCCACGACAAGACCGAGTCGACCGGCACGATCTCGACCGACGTGCCGGCGCATGGCGTTGCCCTGTACCGGGTTCGGGCCCTGCACCACGCCGATCTGCTGGCCAGGCCGAACACCTCGGTGTCGCTGACGTGGGACGCGGCCGGGGCCGATCCCCTCAAGCGGACCGGTGTTCTCGAGTTCGTTGACAACGGCTCGACCCCGGTGACCACCGTTTCCCTTGCCCTGAAGGCATCTTCCGGCGCCACCGTGACGCCGGCGACGCCGGCGTCACGGTCGGTGGTGTGGCCGGGGAGAAGGTGCGGATCCCGTTCACGGTGA
- a CDS encoding FAD/NAD(P)-binding protein, translated as MTTLVFVGAGPRATGLLERIAANLPEFPQALDIHLVDPHPPGAGRVWRHAQSPLLRMNSMAEDVTMFTDDSVVCEGPIRPGPSLYEWAEQVRAGGLDDSVLTEQVRALRGNSFPTRQLQSRYLEWVFDTVVKQLPDTVTVTVHPTTALTVSDGPDGRQLVPLADGETLVADLVVITLGHLDSDPLPAHQELAKYAADNDLRYLPPQYAADTDVSGLRPGEHVVMRGFGLSFIDLMVLLTEGRGGRFTEQSPGVLHYEPSGREPVLHVGSRRGVPYHSKTNYRLLADRPPLPRFFTPEVVDAFPAGSDFRADVWPLLAKEIAWAYYHELFNGHPTRVRMDWTDFDRWYAPLPWGSPTLDSLIRRAVPSADDRIDFEALDRPLLGRTVTEGQLREHIAADIARRTDDRFSADLGAFFGLLSCYGQLQRLKSLRPASQVRDLDGWWRGFFSFMASGPPDDRLRQLLALHDAGIVRFLGADLRVEAADGVFRAAGGSGSVAATALVEAYQPATSVRTSGSALLRALDGVEEILVDGTDSFPTGLLRIAPDGRMITPAGRPHPRRYGLGHYSTERAVAAFARPRTNAPAFRQNDATARALLAALAV; from the coding sequence GTGACCACGCTGGTGTTCGTCGGGGCCGGGCCGCGGGCCACGGGTCTGCTCGAACGGATAGCCGCCAACCTGCCGGAGTTCCCGCAGGCGCTGGACATCCACCTGGTCGACCCGCATCCGCCGGGGGCCGGCCGGGTATGGCGTCATGCGCAGTCGCCGCTGCTGCGCATGAACTCCATGGCCGAGGACGTCACGATGTTCACCGACGACAGCGTGGTCTGCGAGGGCCCGATCCGCCCGGGCCCCTCGCTGTACGAATGGGCCGAGCAGGTGCGGGCCGGCGGCCTGGACGATTCCGTGCTGACGGAACAGGTCCGAGCCCTGCGGGGCAACAGCTTTCCCACCCGGCAGCTTCAGAGTCGTTACCTGGAATGGGTTTTCGACACCGTCGTCAAGCAACTGCCCGACACCGTCACGGTCACCGTGCACCCGACGACCGCGCTCACCGTCTCCGACGGCCCCGACGGCCGGCAGCTCGTGCCGCTGGCCGACGGCGAGACGCTGGTCGCCGACCTGGTCGTGATCACGCTCGGGCACCTGGACTCCGATCCGCTGCCGGCGCACCAGGAGTTGGCGAAGTACGCCGCCGACAACGACTTGCGCTACCTTCCGCCGCAATATGCCGCGGACACCGATGTTTCCGGGCTGCGCCCCGGTGAACACGTTGTCATGCGCGGATTCGGGCTGTCGTTCATCGACCTGATGGTGCTGCTGACCGAGGGCCGCGGCGGCCGGTTCACCGAGCAGTCCCCCGGCGTGCTGCACTATGAGCCGTCCGGCCGGGAACCCGTGCTGCACGTGGGTTCCCGGCGTGGCGTGCCGTACCACTCCAAGACCAACTACCGGCTGCTCGCCGACCGGCCGCCGCTCCCCCGCTTCTTCACGCCCGAGGTCGTCGACGCCTTCCCGGCCGGCAGCGACTTCCGCGCCGACGTGTGGCCGCTGCTGGCCAAGGAGATCGCCTGGGCGTACTACCACGAGCTGTTCAACGGCCATCCCACGCGCGTCCGCATGGACTGGACCGACTTCGACCGCTGGTACGCCCCGCTGCCGTGGGGCAGTCCCACCCTCGACTCGCTGATCCGGCGGGCCGTGCCGTCGGCCGACGACCGTATCGACTTCGAGGCCCTCGACCGTCCCCTGCTTGGGCGGACGGTCACCGAAGGCCAGCTGCGCGAGCACATCGCCGCCGACATCGCCCGGCGCACCGACGACCGGTTCAGCGCCGACCTCGGCGCGTTCTTCGGGCTGCTCAGCTGCTACGGCCAGCTCCAGCGGCTGAAGTCGCTGCGCCCCGCCTCCCAGGTCCGCGACCTCGACGGCTGGTGGCGCGGCTTCTTCAGCTTCATGGCTTCCGGTCCGCCCGACGACCGCCTCCGCCAGCTGCTCGCCCTGCACGACGCCGGCATCGTGCGCTTCCTCGGCGCCGACCTGCGCGTCGAGGCCGCCGACGGCGTCTTCCGCGCCGCCGGGGGTTCGGGCTCCGTCGCCGCCACCGCCCTCGTCGAGGCCTACCAGCCGGCCACGTCCGTTCGGACCAGCGGTTCCGCCCTGCTCCGCGCCCTGGACGGCGTCGAGGAGATCCTGGTCGACGGTACCGACTCGTTCCCGACGGGCCTGCTCCGCATCGCCCCCGACGGCCGCATGATCACCCCCGCCGGCCGGCCCCATCCCCGCCGCTACGGCCTCGGCCACTACTCCACCGAGCGCGCCGTCGCGGCTTTCGCCCGTCCCCGCACCAACGCCCCCGCCTTCCGGCAGAACGACGCCACCGCCCGCGCCCTGCTGGCTGCTCTGGCCGTGTAA